In one window of Microcoleus sp. FACHB-831 DNA:
- a CDS encoding sensor histidine kinase: protein MVFTVLADICITSRPFFSSTGTHHKPSICTGARCQYTSRAIARPIRAVTHVAQRATQESNFDLQAPVSSEDEVGALTASLNLLILKVSQLLEEQKAEAQATLMQSEKMSSLGRMMAGVAHEINNPVNFIYGNTIHASEYIKELLELLETYQCQVPNPPQAVTDIAEEIDIEFLKEDLPKLLDSMKFGAERAKAIVLSLKDFSRLDEVTPNLVDLHGCIDSSLLILNSRIKKGINVVRSYGDIPAIEGYAGLLYQVFMNLMSNAIDAIEETKNPISSGLLAITTQRLDQDWVVVRIADSGSGITSENQAKIFDAFFTTKPRGVGTGLGLSISHQIIVEKHGGKLSCQSEVGVGTSFAIALPIKHTPVAPVAASQLIRHLA from the coding sequence ATGGTGTTCACTGTTCTTGCTGATATCTGTATTACTTCACGCCCTTTTTTCTCATCAACTGGTACCCACCACAAGCCGAGCATTTGTACTGGTGCAAGATGTCAGTATACCAGTCGCGCGATCGCCCGTCCTATTAGAGCTGTAACTCATGTAGCTCAACGCGCAACTCAAGAATCTAACTTCGACCTGCAAGCACCTGTCAGCAGCGAAGATGAAGTTGGCGCTTTAACCGCTTCCCTCAACCTGCTTATACTCAAAGTAAGCCAGCTTTTAGAAGAACAAAAAGCCGAAGCACAAGCAACTTTAATGCAGAGCGAGAAAATGTCTAGCCTCGGACGCATGATGGCTGGAGTTGCTCATGAAATCAACAATCCCGTCAACTTCATCTATGGCAATACAATTCATGCTAGCGAGTATATTAAGGAACTTTTAGAACTGCTGGAAACTTACCAATGCCAGGTCCCTAATCCTCCCCAAGCAGTTACAGATATAGCAGAAGAGATTGATATTGAATTTCTTAAAGAAGATTTGCCTAAACTATTAGATTCGATGAAGTTTGGAGCAGAACGTGCTAAGGCAATTGTTTTAAGCTTAAAAGATTTTTCTCGCCTGGATGAGGTAACTCCTAACTTGGTGGATCTGCACGGTTGTATCGACAGTAGCCTGCTAATTCTCAACAGCCGTATTAAGAAGGGTATTAATGTCGTTCGTAGCTACGGTGACATCCCAGCCATTGAAGGATACGCAGGTTTGCTGTATCAGGTATTTATGAATTTGATGAGCAATGCAATTGATGCCATAGAGGAAACAAAAAACCCTATAAGCTCCGGATTGCTCGCTATCACGACACAACGCCTAGATCAGGATTGGGTTGTGGTGAGAATTGCCGATAGCGGTTCTGGTATTACATCGGAAAATCAGGCAAAGATATTTGATGCCTTTTTCACGACAAAGCCAAGAGGCGTTGGGACAGGCTTGGGTTTATCAATTAGCCATCAGATTATCGTAGAGAAACATGGCGGAAAGTTGAGCTGCCAATCTGAGGTTGGGGTAGGTACCAGCTTTGCGATCGCTCTTCCCATTAAACATACGCCCGTTGCACCAGTCGCCGCTTCCCAGCTAATTAGGCACTTAGCGTAA
- a CDS encoding DUF937 domain-containing protein, which yields MGLFDQIINALDNPAQQANPGQLGGILDTVDQMSGRFGADPTTMQSALSVVGSGVRSALQQKQATEGNEYAQGLVNQFGGTNPNSQIVDILFSGAMQNQLIQQIVQRTGMDPSMIQNMLPFLVPIVLKFLQGGANTQNPQSGNPLLNNFLDADNDGDVDMGDAMGLASRFLNR from the coding sequence ATGGGACTTTTTGACCAAATTATCAATGCCCTAGACAATCCGGCTCAGCAAGCCAATCCAGGACAGCTAGGCGGTATTCTGGACACGGTAGATCAAATGAGCGGTCGCTTTGGTGCAGATCCTACCACGATGCAATCAGCCTTGTCGGTTGTGGGTAGCGGCGTGCGCTCCGCTTTACAGCAAAAGCAAGCTACCGAGGGTAATGAGTACGCACAGGGGCTTGTCAATCAATTTGGTGGAACCAATCCAAATTCCCAAATTGTTGATATCCTCTTCTCTGGAGCTATGCAGAACCAACTTATTCAGCAAATTGTACAAAGAACGGGGATGGACCCAAGCATGATTCAAAATATGCTGCCATTCTTAGTTCCTATAGTGCTTAAGTTTCTGCAAGGTGGCGCTAATACTCAGAACCCCCAAAGTGGCAATCCTCTACTTAATAACTTTTTGGATGCTGATAACGATGGCGATGTCGATATGGGTGATGCAATGGGATTAGCCAGTCGCTTTCTAAATCGGTAG
- a CDS encoding abortive infection protein, with protein MHLSKLKWLRKFFFILSLSLLTFLLVIGITLYFQTRTNYTIINDSNYNLYIKNILNQPSYYPAKQTVSSSLYQPVSQWTGRLILPPIEQLGTDDLVLFEVHNADSAHQNLVGKIVNLQWSPTPEAQQYVQAVTRDISFTKETEDSKKQNNLHPDRLNNIKSVGPLKSLAGARTEDDVIVMLPEPVVVSGGEANRTSLVISKTPVQITGRFYALVTVVESKDSNSDRFLIRHYNKNSKNFDGLEEIIRIPQVTADRVGIHRATNRAIEKSPLNPYGWYIYGAKDTEGVFVAQAIEPRAIMRIEPDDVRFGLKQSLDYINKEVWKDTEKQKGTAKTVLLSQNANQRNDALSQWREGDKALVIHSYGGIGGDKPEPSPLGVVTGHFSYGIATVVRDKFTDELRFDIEYRQVYAHNPDGIVAGAIKWSSYMGDLQRGWLGNRPVADVIVKLDAISEDYDFDGIKLSPIAEFTKQLDIMTARYRIGDGTGAALVTPSTSCVQDSNQALYVTIKKIEETVQTNPRIQEWFRRNPNNPQKLRFQKLVQLGRSLEKQLAPLGIIRSDWKKNTGNLAGTRTPDGLMATLLKSATTWRTMLPRRAQDEITSIFLRNGASLWIIRTNQLGGFDPTIKPVAPTALLGHRTN; from the coding sequence ATGCATTTGTCAAAACTTAAATGGTTACGCAAGTTTTTTTTTATTCTGAGTCTTAGCCTGCTGACTTTTCTTTTAGTTATAGGTATTACGCTTTATTTTCAGACTCGTACAAACTATACCATAATCAACGATTCTAACTATAATCTTTATATCAAAAATATATTAAATCAACCGAGTTATTACCCAGCCAAGCAAACTGTATCATCCAGTCTTTATCAACCCGTTAGTCAGTGGACGGGACGCCTGATATTACCGCCTATAGAACAACTAGGAACGGACGATTTAGTTTTATTTGAAGTTCATAATGCTGATAGCGCCCATCAAAATTTAGTGGGAAAAATTGTAAATTTACAGTGGAGTCCCACCCCAGAAGCGCAGCAATATGTCCAGGCTGTAACGCGAGATATTAGCTTTACAAAAGAGACGGAAGATAGTAAAAAACAAAATAATCTGCATCCCGACAGGTTGAACAACATTAAAAGTGTTGGCCCCTTAAAATCGCTGGCTGGGGCAAGAACGGAAGACGATGTTATAGTTATGCTGCCAGAACCAGTAGTGGTTTCAGGCGGCGAAGCAAATCGTACTTCGCTGGTTATTAGCAAAACACCAGTACAAATAACCGGAAGATTTTATGCCTTAGTGACGGTTGTAGAAAGTAAAGATAGTAATAGCGATCGCTTCCTAATTCGCCACTATAATAAAAACTCCAAAAACTTCGATGGACTCGAAGAAATTATTCGCATTCCCCAAGTAACGGCTGACAGAGTTGGCATTCATCGTGCTACAAATCGCGCTATAGAAAAATCTCCCCTCAATCCATATGGTTGGTACATCTATGGTGCAAAAGATACTGAAGGTGTTTTTGTTGCACAAGCAATAGAACCACGCGCCATCATGAGGATCGAACCGGATGACGTGCGTTTTGGTTTAAAACAATCGCTTGACTACATCAATAAAGAAGTTTGGAAAGATACTGAAAAACAAAAAGGAACAGCTAAAACTGTTCTGTTATCTCAAAACGCCAACCAGAGAAACGATGCTTTATCCCAATGGCGCGAAGGAGATAAAGCCCTTGTAATTCACAGCTACGGTGGAATTGGTGGAGACAAACCCGAACCATCGCCCTTGGGAGTAGTTACCGGGCATTTTTCCTATGGAATTGCCACTGTTGTCCGCGATAAATTCACCGATGAATTGCGCTTTGATATCGAGTATCGGCAAGTCTACGCGCACAATCCAGATGGAATTGTTGCTGGTGCAATTAAATGGTCTAGCTACATGGGAGATTTACAACGGGGTTGGCTGGGAAATCGGCCTGTTGCTGATGTAATTGTCAAACTCGATGCTATTAGCGAAGATTACGATTTTGATGGCATCAAGTTGTCGCCAATAGCCGAATTTACAAAGCAATTGGACATTATGACGGCGCGGTATAGGATTGGTGATGGTACTGGCGCGGCATTAGTTACCCCATCTACAAGTTGCGTACAAGACTCAAACCAAGCGCTATACGTGACAATCAAGAAAATAGAGGAAACGGTGCAGACTAATCCTCGTATTCAAGAGTGGTTTCGGCGCAATCCAAACAATCCGCAAAAATTACGTTTTCAGAAGTTGGTACAATTGGGGCGATCGCTCGAAAAACAACTAGCACCGCTAGGGATTATCCGATCTGACTGGAAGAAAAATACTGGGAATTTGGCAGGAACGCGCACGCCTGACGGATTAATGGCTACTTTGTTGAAATCTGCAACAACTTGGCGGACGATGCTACCTCGAAGGGCGCAAGATGAAATTACCAGTATTTTCCTGAGAAATGGCGCTAGTTTATGGATAATTCGCACTAATCAATTGGGTGGATTTGATCCAACTATTAAACCTGTTGCGCCTACTGCTTTGCTAGGGCATCGTACTAATTAA
- a CDS encoding OmpA family protein → MNLGNTVIKSAPTVTRTYRRESINRRPWLVILLYQLLLLGIGGSFAWLLGMILVNFYPNRNPEVPLVVKVLEGLKTRTPTDASPSPSSSPASSTAADVAKGGVQGGLGQTQRQQLQTQLQQLQAQMKLVRDRTSSIEMALGKSRDKEPVETRLQAISEQLQAPPATPQSQVNANANQVSASSPPLFQGESLKVTLPSDVLFKDNYSVMRPQAGLILDKVIADLDKYQKATIRIAVHTDDAGDVQDNRELSFQRARAIDQYISRTLSKQHHSILVGYGESRPLVENISIVNRQRNRRVEIAIYSN, encoded by the coding sequence ATGAACTTGGGGAACACAGTAATAAAATCTGCGCCAACCGTCACGAGGACGTACCGCAGGGAATCTATCAACCGCCGTCCTTGGTTGGTGATTTTGCTCTATCAATTGCTACTGCTGGGCATTGGCGGTAGTTTTGCATGGCTTTTGGGCATGATCTTGGTGAACTTCTATCCCAATCGCAACCCAGAGGTGCCTCTAGTGGTGAAAGTTTTGGAAGGGTTAAAAACTCGAACGCCAACTGATGCTTCGCCCAGTCCCAGTTCTTCGCCTGCTAGCTCAACTGCTGCTGATGTTGCTAAGGGAGGGGTACAAGGGGGGTTAGGACAGACGCAGCGGCAGCAATTACAAACCCAATTGCAACAATTGCAGGCGCAAATGAAGTTGGTGCGCGATCGCACGAGTTCCATAGAAATGGCTCTGGGCAAAAGTCGCGATAAGGAACCTGTAGAAACAAGATTGCAAGCCATTTCGGAACAACTCCAAGCCCCCCCTGCTACGCCTCAAAGTCAGGTCAACGCCAATGCCAATCAAGTATCTGCCTCATCCCCGCCGCTGTTTCAAGGTGAATCCTTAAAGGTCACTCTGCCCAGCGACGTGTTGTTTAAAGACAACTACAGTGTTATGCGTCCCCAAGCGGGCTTAATTTTAGACAAAGTAATCGCCGACTTGGACAAGTACCAGAAAGCGACAATCCGTATTGCTGTCCATACCGATGACGCTGGTGATGTCCAGGACAATCGAGAATTGTCATTTCAACGCGCCAGAGCAATCGATCAGTATATATCTCGTACTTTGAGCAAACAGCATCACTCGATACTTGTTGGCTACGGAGAAAGCCGTCCATTGGTTGAGAATATCTCCATTGTCAACCGTCAACGCAACCGCCGAGTTGAAATTGCAATTTATTCCAATTAG
- a CDS encoding thioredoxin domain-containing protein — MRRFSFWAIASTRFLSAAQKPLRIATALLLCLVLSGWSLPAFAASRISPRLEEQVLQILREHPEAILESVQAYQQQQQQQLSQAQQAFLQQLKTNPQTVIGESATTGAPESKVVLVEFSDFQCPYCAQAHKTLKQFVANHQDEVKLVFKHYPLAAIHAQALPAAKAAWAAGKQGKFWEFHDELFTQQDKLGEELYVAIAQNLTLDLEQFNSDRASDAANAAIGQDVQLATALGIEGTPFFVMNGEAFTGAIGLADMEKILARAEKS; from the coding sequence ATGCGTCGATTTTCATTTTGGGCGATCGCTTCTACCCGCTTCCTAAGCGCTGCCCAGAAACCATTGCGAATAGCAACAGCGTTGCTATTGTGTCTAGTATTGTCCGGCTGGTCGCTTCCCGCCTTCGCCGCAAGCCGCATCAGTCCGCGCTTGGAAGAACAAGTTTTGCAGATTCTTCGCGAACACCCGGAAGCGATTCTAGAGTCTGTCCAGGCATACCAACAGCAACAACAACAGCAGTTAAGCCAAGCACAGCAGGCATTTTTGCAGCAGTTGAAAACCAATCCCCAAACAGTTATTGGGGAGTCTGCTACTACTGGCGCACCAGAGTCAAAGGTTGTGCTGGTAGAGTTTTCAGACTTTCAATGCCCCTATTGTGCCCAAGCTCATAAAACTCTAAAACAGTTCGTTGCCAATCACCAGGATGAAGTCAAGTTGGTATTTAAACATTACCCCTTGGCTGCAATTCATGCTCAAGCCTTACCTGCTGCTAAAGCTGCTTGGGCGGCGGGCAAACAGGGCAAATTCTGGGAGTTTCACGACGAGCTATTTACCCAGCAAGATAAGTTAGGTGAAGAGTTGTATGTTGCGATCGCCCAAAACCTAACTCTGGATCTGGAGCAGTTTAACAGCGATCGCGCCAGCGATGCTGCCAATGCTGCAATCGGACAGGATGTACAACTGGCAACTGCTTTGGGTATTGAAGGTACGCCTTTCTTTGTAATGAACGGCGAGGCTTTCACAGGCGCTATCGGCCTAGCCGACATGGAAAAAATACTAGCACGGGCTGAAAAGTCCTAA
- a CDS encoding DNA polymerase III subunit alpha: MSFVGLHIHSDYSLLDGASQLPQLVARAVELGMPAIALTDHGVMYGAIELIKVCRTKNIKPIIGNEMYIINGEIDKQERRRKYHQIVLAKNTKGYKNLVKLTTISHLKGRQGKGIFSRPCINKELLEQYHEGLIVTSGCMAGEIPQNILQGKLDEARKVALWYKDLLGEDYYLEIQDHGQWEDRVVNVEIVKIARELDIKIVATNDSHYISCYDVEAHDALLCINTNKLITEDKRLRYSGTEYLKSEKEMAQLFRDHLPDEVIEEAIANTLEVANKVKSYDIMGEPRLPNYPVPPDHTADTYVEEIAREGLRERFKCRSYSELEPVYRERLDYELKMIQRMGFSTYFLVVWDYIKYARDNDIPVGPGRGSAAGSLVAYALKITNIDPVHHGLLFERFLNPERKSMPDIDTDFCIDNRDKVIEYVTNKYGSDRVAQIITFNKLTSKAVLKDVARVLNIPYGESDKMAKLIPVVRGKPTKLKVMISDDTPSPEFKSAYENSEIKIKDPTSGEESSIPVRRWIEMAMRIEGTNKTYGVHAAGVVISAEPLDEIVPLQVNNEGAVITQYFMEDLESLGLLKMDFLGLRNLTIIQKTIDLIKEHQNVSINPDDVTDQERRANKILAKGEIKNKPNEVAKTYKVLENGDLEGIFQLESSGMRQIVRDLKPSNIEDISSILALYRPGPLDAGLIPKFIDRKHGRENIDYPHELLEPILNETYGILCYQEQIMKMAQDLAGYSLGQADLLRRAMGKKKAEEMQKQRDTFIDGAARNGVSRKIAEALFEQMVQFAEYCFNKSHSTAYAYVTYQTAFLKANYKVEYMAALLTANSGDTDKVQKYITNAQNIGIVVEGPDINRSLVDFTPMEGKIVFGLSAVRNVGEGAIACILESRDKEGKFTSLADLCDRINLHSVNSRALEALIKCGAFDSIEKNRKQLVEHLPLVTSWAQKSKKASDQPTLFDLAEVRSPAPKLPLVADFSTAEKLQMEKELLGFYVSEHPLKSIEKVAAGMEPAPITISQLNEQRDKSKVTAIALIIEVKQVTTKKGDRMAILQMEDLSGKAEGVVFPRTYEALNSSLVTDTPLIIKGKVDKQDERTQIIVEDIQPIPVEQLVAETTSPPVEEQETNFPTYSDNNDEDNVPIDADYEVRIQLTPQRVNEERGLDNLRSILKEYSGDRNKAKVPVIAVVVGKNQTAFVKLGKAFWVQNHKRAVEALNSAGFSASVHPATKVRDRTTI; encoded by the coding sequence ATGTCTTTTGTTGGTTTGCACATTCATAGCGATTACAGTTTGCTCGATGGTGCCAGTCAACTACCGCAGTTGGTGGCGCGAGCTGTAGAATTAGGAATGCCCGCGATCGCTCTTACAGATCACGGCGTTATGTACGGCGCAATCGAGTTAATAAAAGTCTGTCGTACTAAAAATATTAAGCCGATTATCGGCAATGAAATGTATATCATCAACGGCGAAATTGATAAACAAGAGCGTCGCCGCAAATATCACCAAATCGTTCTAGCTAAAAATACCAAAGGCTACAAAAATTTAGTCAAATTAACTACTATTTCCCACTTAAAAGGTAGACAGGGGAAAGGTATATTTTCCCGTCCTTGTATTAATAAAGAACTATTAGAACAATACCATGAAGGGTTAATTGTCACCAGCGGCTGTATGGCTGGAGAAATACCACAAAATATTTTACAAGGAAAGTTAGACGAAGCGCGGAAGGTAGCGCTGTGGTACAAAGATTTATTGGGCGAAGATTACTATCTAGAAATTCAAGATCACGGTCAGTGGGAAGACAGAGTTGTTAACGTAGAAATTGTTAAGATTGCCAGGGAACTTGACATTAAAATTGTTGCAACAAATGACTCCCACTACATTTCTTGCTACGACGTAGAAGCCCACGATGCGCTGCTGTGTATAAATACAAACAAATTAATTACAGAAGATAAGCGCCTGCGCTACAGCGGGACGGAGTATCTTAAGTCAGAAAAAGAGATGGCGCAACTATTTCGCGATCACTTGCCAGATGAGGTAATTGAGGAGGCGATCGCTAACACTCTAGAAGTTGCTAATAAAGTAAAATCATACGACATTATGGGCGAGCCACGCCTCCCCAATTATCCCGTTCCTCCAGATCATACCGCCGACACCTATGTAGAGGAAATTGCTAGGGAAGGACTGCGAGAACGCTTCAAATGCAGATCTTACTCAGAACTTGAGCCAGTATATCGGGAGCGCCTGGACTACGAACTAAAAATGATCCAGCGCATGGGATTTTCCACCTACTTTTTAGTAGTTTGGGACTATATCAAATATGCCAGAGATAACGATATTCCAGTCGGGCCAGGTCGTGGTTCTGCGGCGGGTTCTCTTGTTGCTTACGCCCTAAAAATTACTAACATTGACCCGGTGCATCACGGATTGCTATTCGAGCGATTTTTGAACCCAGAACGGAAGTCAATGCCTGATATTGACACGGATTTCTGTATTGACAATCGAGACAAAGTAATTGAATACGTCACCAATAAATATGGTAGCGATCGCGTAGCCCAAATTATTACGTTTAACAAGCTGACTTCTAAAGCTGTCTTAAAAGATGTCGCCCGCGTGTTGAACATTCCCTACGGGGAATCCGACAAAATGGCGAAGTTGATTCCCGTTGTCAGAGGTAAGCCAACAAAACTCAAGGTGATGATTTCCGATGATACGCCGTCACCGGAATTTAAAAGCGCTTACGAAAACAGCGAAATTAAAATTAAAGACCCTACTAGCGGTGAAGAAAGTAGTATTCCAGTCCGCCGCTGGATTGAGATGGCAATGCGAATTGAGGGGACTAACAAAACCTATGGGGTTCACGCCGCAGGTGTAGTAATTTCGGCAGAACCGCTGGATGAAATTGTGCCGCTGCAAGTGAATAACGAAGGTGCTGTAATTACTCAGTATTTCATGGAAGATTTGGAATCACTGGGTTTGTTGAAAATGGACTTTTTGGGTTTGAGGAATCTAACGATTATCCAAAAGACCATAGATTTAATTAAAGAACACCAGAATGTTTCTATTAATCCCGATGATGTGACCGATCAGGAAAGAAGAGCTAATAAAATATTAGCCAAGGGCGAAATAAAGAATAAACCCAATGAAGTTGCAAAAACTTATAAAGTATTAGAAAATGGCGACTTAGAAGGAATTTTCCAGCTAGAATCTTCGGGAATGCGTCAAATAGTACGCGACTTGAAGCCTTCAAATATAGAAGACATTTCCTCAATTCTCGCACTATATCGACCGGGGCCATTAGATGCAGGACTCATTCCTAAGTTTATCGATCGCAAGCACGGACGAGAAAACATAGATTATCCTCATGAACTGTTAGAGCCAATTCTTAACGAAACATACGGAATACTTTGCTACCAAGAGCAAATTATGAAGATGGCTCAAGATTTGGCTGGATATTCTTTGGGTCAAGCGGATCTACTTCGTAGAGCGATGGGCAAGAAGAAAGCCGAAGAAATGCAGAAGCAGCGCGACACTTTTATCGATGGTGCGGCGAGAAATGGAGTGTCAAGAAAAATAGCTGAAGCATTGTTTGAGCAGATGGTGCAATTTGCTGAATATTGTTTTAATAAATCCCATTCAACGGCTTATGCTTATGTCACTTATCAAACTGCTTTTTTAAAGGCAAATTATAAAGTTGAATACATGGCGGCGCTGCTGACGGCTAACAGTGGCGATACGGATAAGGTGCAGAAGTACATCACCAATGCTCAAAATATAGGAATTGTGGTGGAAGGGCCGGATATTAATCGTTCGCTTGTTGATTTTACGCCGATGGAAGGCAAGATTGTGTTCGGGTTGTCGGCGGTACGAAATGTGGGAGAGGGAGCGATCGCTTGTATTTTGGAGTCTAGGGATAAAGAAGGCAAATTTACATCCCTGGCGGATTTGTGCGATCGCATTAACCTCCACAGCGTCAACAGCCGCGCCTTAGAAGCGCTTATAAAATGCGGAGCTTTCGATAGTATCGAGAAAAACCGCAAGCAATTAGTTGAGCACCTACCTTTAGTTACAAGTTGGGCGCAGAAAAGCAAAAAAGCTTCGGATCAGCCCACGCTTTTTGACCTGGCAGAGGTAAGAAGTCCGGCTCCCAAACTGCCCTTAGTAGCAGATTTTTCAACAGCAGAAAAGCTGCAAATGGAAAAAGAATTGCTAGGCTTCTATGTTTCCGAACACCCTCTCAAATCGATAGAAAAAGTAGCTGCTGGAATGGAGCCTGCTCCTATTACTATCAGCCAGCTAAACGAACAGCGTGATAAGTCAAAAGTAACAGCGATCGCTCTGATAATAGAAGTTAAGCAAGTGACGACTAAAAAAGGCGATCGCATGGCGATTTTGCAGATGGAAGACTTAAGTGGTAAAGCCGAAGGTGTAGTCTTTCCCAGAACTTATGAAGCTCTAAATTCATCCCTAGTGACAGACACGCCTTTAATTATTAAAGGGAAAGTAGACAAGCAAGACGAGCGAACTCAGATAATTGTTGAAGACATTCAGCCAATTCCAGTAGAACAGTTGGTGGCAGAAACAACATCGCCCCCAGTAGAAGAACAGGAAACTAATTTTCCAACATACTCGGACAACAATGATGAAGATAACGTACCAATTGATGCCGATTATGAGGTGAGAATACAACTGACACCGCAGCGAGTAAATGAAGAACGCGGACTCGATAATTTGCGGAGTATCTTGAAAGAATACTCAGGCGATCGCAATAAGGCAAAAGTTCCGGTAATAGCAGTTGTGGTAGGTAAAAATCAAACTGCCTTTGTGAAATTAGGCAAAGCTTTTTGGGTGCAAAACCACAAACGTGCTGTAGAAGCGCTCAATTCTGCGGGATTTAGTGCCAGCGTCCATCCTGCAACAAAAGTTCGCGATCGCACAACGATTTAA
- a CDS encoding ACP phosphodiesterase — translation MSNEQLSNLILYIHMNYLAHLYLADNSPESILGNLLGDFVKGQAAFNIYPMAIKKGIQLHRQVDAYTDSHAVVRESKKLISNINKRYAGIIIDVFYDHFLAKNWSTYSSIPLNEFAANVYAILQDNHHLLPPSLIEILPRIIGNNVLMSYADIQGIGNALKRISLRLKRENSLGDATEDLRANYERLESDFSLFFTDLTEYTYKVR, via the coding sequence ATGAGCAATGAACAATTATCAAACTTGATTTTATATATACATATGAATTACCTGGCGCATTTATATCTAGCCGACAATTCACCCGAATCAATTCTTGGTAATTTGTTAGGGGATTTTGTAAAAGGCCAAGCAGCTTTTAACATCTATCCAATGGCAATAAAAAAAGGCATACAACTACATAGACAAGTTGATGCTTATACTGACTCTCATGCTGTTGTGCGTGAAAGCAAAAAATTAATTAGTAATATTAATAAACGTTATGCTGGAATTATTATCGACGTTTTTTACGATCATTTTTTAGCGAAGAACTGGTCAACATATTCATCTATACCGCTCAATGAATTTGCAGCAAATGTGTATGCTATATTACAGGATAATCACCACCTACTTCCACCGTCGCTTATAGAAATCCTTCCCAGGATAATTGGCAATAATGTATTGATGTCTTATGCTGATATTCAAGGAATCGGCAACGCGCTTAAAAGAATATCGTTGAGATTAAAAAGAGAAAATAGTTTAGGCGATGCGACAGAAGATTTAAGGGCTAACTATGAGCGTTTAGAGTCAGATTTCTCTCTTTTCTTTACAGATTTAACTGAATATACTTACAAAGTAAGATAA